A DNA window from Halorubrum sp. DM2 contains the following coding sequences:
- a CDS encoding class I SAM-dependent methyltransferase: MDDADIANQPAHWLLANLGKRVLRPGGKELTLSLLDALEIDSEDDVVEFAPGVGFTAERVFDCEPQSYTGIDLSREAVADLKSKFGGPGREFIVGNAANAELSDEAADVVYGEAMLTMHPDDGKASIVNEAFRLLRSGGRYGIHELGLTPDDLDEETKTTIQRDVAGATNVNAHPQTVAEWVGLLESAGFSVTWQSTAPMHLLEPRRVLADEGVLGTLKFGFNVLTHPTARERVRELRRVFTEHEQHMNAIALVAEKP, from the coding sequence ATGGACGACGCCGATATCGCCAATCAGCCCGCCCACTGGCTCCTCGCAAACCTCGGCAAGCGAGTGCTCCGACCTGGCGGAAAGGAGCTGACGCTCTCGTTGCTCGATGCCCTCGAAATTGACTCCGAGGACGATGTCGTCGAGTTTGCGCCCGGCGTCGGATTCACCGCCGAGCGCGTTTTCGACTGCGAGCCGCAATCCTACACGGGTATCGACCTGAGTCGTGAAGCGGTTGCTGACCTCAAATCGAAATTCGGCGGTCCGGGGCGAGAGTTCATCGTTGGCAACGCGGCAAACGCGGAGCTATCCGATGAGGCCGCGGATGTCGTGTACGGTGAAGCGATGCTGACGATGCATCCTGACGACGGGAAGGCGTCGATCGTCAACGAGGCGTTTCGCCTGCTACGTTCCGGCGGCCGATACGGAATCCACGAACTTGGTCTCACGCCAGATGATCTCGATGAGGAGACAAAGACAACGATTCAGCGGGATGTCGCCGGTGCGACGAATGTGAACGCGCACCCACAAACGGTGGCTGAATGGGTTGGGCTTCTGGAGTCGGCTGGGTTTTCGGTGACGTGGCAATCGACGGCACCGATGCACCTACTGGAGCCGCGACGAGTGCTCGCCGACGAGGGAGTGCTCGGTACACTCAAATTTGGATTCAACGTACTCACTCATCCAACGGCTCGAGAGCGCGTTCGGGAGCTGCGGAGAGTCTTCACAGAACACGAACAACATATGAACGCGATTGCGCTCGTTGCCGAAAAGCCGTAA
- a CDS encoding cupin domain-containing protein: MKTANVSALDASPLERIFDNVEPHTNLLELPAGEGVSEHEHPDRSIVFYVLEGEIRLRVGDETETLHAGAIAQFDGNQSIAPKAETDSRALLILSPDAD; the protein is encoded by the coding sequence ATGAAGACCGCAAACGTATCTGCTCTGGACGCATCGCCGCTCGAACGAATCTTCGATAACGTGGAACCGCACACAAATCTCTTGGAACTCCCGGCTGGTGAGGGAGTTTCTGAACACGAACATCCCGACCGGTCGATCGTCTTCTACGTCCTCGAAGGCGAGATCAGGCTCCGCGTTGGTGACGAGACCGAAACGCTCCATGCGGGAGCGATCGCACAGTTCGATGGCAATCAGTCGATCGCCCCGAAAGCCGAGACCGATAGTCGCGCATTACTCATTCTCTCGCCGGATGCTGACTGA